A window of Leptospira hartskeerlii contains these coding sequences:
- a CDS encoding O-antigen ligase family protein — protein MKEFLKKAHLFCLLATLPSIGISVSLSQGFLVLSFFFGIVDQLKLGNWKEILPNHPVSKISISLFLWYGIVFLIHLVFDNSAGYTKAAWNGELKDFFLFFGLLSVGFTTKEDLPKVYRALFWLFLILVFTGVAGGFTPVRLSRIISDLYKTSSSYRFTHPLGSISSIPLYISIGLMNTHLTFGGLLQFFSAFAVFGFLRTLIQGDKKRILIAGILLFLYCVVFLLNQARSSMIGAGVSIFFAGIHLFFIRKEFSKSFLIKGASLFLGLLFLIGLVLAFSPAGKKVIGPLFGKEKHTDSGRTFIWDSSFPLVLEHPIIGVGPGNYNKEIEKVRTVHSEEYSELAYFYEVTQRGHAHNDYFHLASVFGIPAVLIYLGLGAILIAYLFQSKQDFQVILFFYGLIGFFVSGLFQCYFQDDEVVILFWILLGLFVKGEILISKRDNA, from the coding sequence ATGAAAGAGTTTTTAAAAAAGGCGCATCTATTCTGTTTACTCGCAACCCTTCCTTCCATCGGAATTTCGGTCAGCTTAAGCCAGGGATTTCTGGTGCTTTCCTTTTTTTTCGGAATTGTGGACCAATTAAAGCTAGGAAATTGGAAAGAGATCTTACCAAATCATCCTGTTTCTAAAATTTCCATTTCTCTCTTTCTTTGGTATGGGATCGTATTTCTGATCCATCTTGTTTTCGACAATTCCGCCGGCTACACTAAGGCAGCATGGAACGGAGAACTCAAAGACTTCTTTTTATTTTTCGGTTTGCTCTCCGTAGGATTTACTACAAAGGAAGATTTGCCAAAAGTGTATCGCGCGCTCTTCTGGCTTTTTTTGATCCTGGTATTTACCGGAGTTGCAGGAGGTTTCACTCCAGTCCGACTTTCTAGGATCATTAGCGACTTATATAAAACCTCCAGTAGTTACAGATTCACTCATCCATTAGGTTCTATTTCTTCTATTCCTCTTTATATCTCCATTGGTCTGATGAATACTCATCTAACGTTCGGAGGTTTACTTCAATTTTTCTCCGCATTTGCAGTATTTGGATTCTTAAGGACATTGATCCAGGGAGATAAAAAAAGGATATTGATTGCGGGCATTCTGCTCTTTTTATACTGCGTTGTGTTTTTATTAAACCAAGCAAGATCCAGTATGATCGGAGCCGGAGTGAGTATCTTTTTTGCGGGTATTCATTTATTCTTTATCAGAAAAGAATTTTCGAAGTCATTTTTGATCAAGGGCGCTTCCCTTTTCTTAGGACTTTTATTTTTGATAGGACTCGTATTGGCGTTCAGCCCTGCTGGAAAGAAGGTCATTGGTCCTCTCTTCGGAAAAGAAAAACATACAGATTCCGGAAGAACATTCATCTGGGATTCCAGTTTTCCATTGGTCCTTGAACATCCAATCATCGGAGTTGGCCCCGGGAATTATAACAAAGAGATCGAAAAAGTAAGGACAGTGCATTCAGAAGAATATTCCGAACTCGCCTACTTTTATGAAGTTACCCAAAGAGGACATGCTCATAACGATTATTTCCATTTAGCGTCCGTCTTTGGGATCCCTGCGGTATTGATCTATTTAGGACTAGGAGCAATTCTAATAGCTTATCTATTCCAATCCAAACAAGATTTTCAGGTCATTTTATTCTTCTACGGATTGATCGGATTTTTTGTTTCGGGACTATTCCAATGTTATTTCCAAGATGACGAGGTGGTTATCCTGTTCTGGATTTTATTGGGCCTTTTTGTAAAAGGAGAAATTCTAATCTCAAAGAGAGATAACGCATAA
- a CDS encoding DUF4254 domain-containing protein, with protein sequence MKLESAKVVEIFKNSVTDWHKEEALSPNPFPQSSLEFLFYQKNQIDTIQWHVEDEIRRPDLPDKELVQFKRKIDALNQERTDLVEQIDDQISAMYKSVERKPNARMNSETPAWLIDRMSILELKIYHMKEQTERKDVSPEHIQTCQNKLNVLLEQRTDLSKCLDELLDDLSKGDKFYKVYRQMKMYNDKNLNPSLYTKQA encoded by the coding sequence ATGAAGTTAGAATCGGCCAAAGTGGTTGAGATATTCAAAAATTCCGTCACGGACTGGCATAAAGAGGAAGCTCTATCTCCGAATCCATTCCCTCAGTCCTCGCTCGAGTTCCTATTTTACCAAAAAAACCAGATAGATACCATCCAATGGCATGTGGAAGACGAGATCAGAAGGCCTGACCTCCCGGACAAGGAACTCGTCCAATTCAAAAGAAAGATCGACGCTCTCAACCAGGAAAGAACCGACCTAGTAGAGCAGATAGACGATCAAATCTCTGCCATGTACAAGTCCGTAGAAAGAAAACCGAATGCCAGAATGAACTCGGAAACCCCCGCTTGGCTGATAGACAGGATGAGCATCCTGGAACTCAAAATTTATCATATGAAAGAACAAACGGAAAGAAAGGATGTGAGTCCGGAACATATCCAAACCTGCCAAAACAAATTAAATGTTTTGCTGGAACAAAGGACCGATCTTTCAAAATGTCTAGATGAACTTCTGGACGATTTATCTAAAGGAGATAAATTCTATAAGGTGTATAGGCAGATGAAAATGTATAACGACAAAAATCTGAACCCATCCTTATATACAAAACAAGCATGA
- a CDS encoding AMP-binding protein, translating into MEKRSIYHLVRDSCIHYKDRPFQWIWDEKLKSFSGISYSEWFLNLENLSGFFRQKNLNKGDKVGLFCDNRTEWALCSFSVMCSGGADVPRGCDASDEEIFYILDHTESKITFIEKEQALVKLGNILNRLKHLETVILIEPEEDFPSLAKLKTSYPKIEFIDLETAIAQGRAWVEKKGKSLLHSVGESLTENDIATIIYTSGTTGVPKGVLLKHRSFTWTIDQLQQFVPANYSDRVVVFLPPWHIAERILETALLSWGASLACSSVSQLTRDFEIIKPTVLVSVPRVWEALYRRIWDKASKSSPAKLFIFKTAVRIAETYNSLLDTVTGNYSETEESNKEEKLTDTVVSTLLLPFFYSLNILAQKVLSPVRALFGGQLKFAFCGAGAMPPKIQFFFRSVGVPIIETYGMTETTGMGALGSFPIPKTGSIGPVFPGAHIKLVGEQNVVVSKPGDKGIAWHKGPHVTAGYYKNSELTGSNFSDGWFNSGDLFVWTKTGELKFAGRAKDTIVLSSGENVEPEPIEGKILETGWALTAVVIGQDQKFLAVLIVPDFAKIRDHFSSQGIPLPNDNSNLVQDPKVLKFYKDLIKNTISEKNGFKNFEKIGEFRLLDKEFEKGKELTETMKVKRNKVAELYTHLIKTIFL; encoded by the coding sequence CAAAGGCGATAAGGTAGGCTTATTCTGCGATAATAGGACAGAATGGGCATTATGCTCCTTCTCCGTAATGTGTTCCGGTGGAGCGGATGTTCCAAGAGGATGTGACGCAAGCGATGAAGAGATATTCTATATTCTAGATCATACTGAATCCAAGATCACATTTATAGAAAAAGAACAAGCCTTAGTCAAACTGGGAAATATTTTAAACAGATTAAAACATCTAGAAACCGTAATACTTATAGAGCCTGAGGAGGATTTTCCTTCGCTCGCAAAATTAAAAACTTCGTATCCTAAAATAGAATTTATAGATCTGGAAACTGCAATTGCTCAAGGAAGGGCCTGGGTTGAAAAAAAAGGAAAATCGCTCCTGCATTCAGTCGGAGAGTCCTTAACCGAAAATGATATTGCAACAATCATCTACACCTCCGGGACTACAGGAGTTCCAAAAGGTGTGCTCCTAAAACATAGATCTTTTACCTGGACGATCGACCAGCTGCAGCAATTCGTGCCTGCAAATTATTCGGATAGAGTTGTAGTGTTCCTTCCTCCTTGGCATATCGCGGAAAGAATTTTAGAAACAGCACTTCTTTCCTGGGGAGCCTCACTCGCCTGCTCTAGTGTTTCTCAGCTTACTCGTGACTTTGAGATCATTAAACCTACAGTTCTTGTATCTGTCCCAAGAGTTTGGGAAGCATTGTACCGCAGGATTTGGGATAAAGCTTCTAAATCTTCTCCTGCAAAACTTTTTATTTTTAAAACGGCAGTCAGGATTGCAGAGACGTATAATTCTCTTTTAGATACTGTCACTGGAAATTATTCGGAAACGGAAGAATCCAATAAAGAGGAGAAGCTGACCGACACAGTGGTTTCTACTTTGCTTCTTCCATTCTTTTATTCTTTAAATATTTTAGCCCAGAAAGTTCTCTCGCCTGTCAGAGCTTTATTCGGTGGACAACTTAAGTTTGCATTTTGCGGAGCGGGAGCAATGCCTCCTAAGATCCAATTTTTCTTCCGCTCCGTGGGAGTTCCTATCATAGAAACATACGGAATGACTGAGACCACAGGAATGGGAGCCTTGGGGAGTTTTCCAATCCCAAAAACAGGATCCATTGGACCTGTGTTTCCGGGCGCACATATCAAGTTAGTCGGCGAGCAGAATGTGGTGGTTTCGAAACCGGGAGATAAAGGGATCGCTTGGCATAAGGGTCCCCATGTAACTGCAGGCTATTATAAAAATTCGGAACTCACCGGGTCCAATTTTTCGGATGGCTGGTTTAACTCTGGCGACTTATTCGTTTGGACTAAAACCGGCGAATTAAAATTTGCAGGCAGAGCAAAGGATACGATCGTTCTTTCTTCCGGAGAGAATGTCGAACCGGAACCAATCGAAGGAAAAATTTTAGAAACCGGTTGGGCCTTAACTGCTGTAGTTATAGGCCAGGACCAAAAGTTTTTAGCGGTATTGATCGTTCCGGACTTTGCCAAAATCAGAGATCATTTTTCCTCCCAAGGGATTCCTCTACCAAATGATAATTCCAACCTGGTCCAAGATCCGAAAGTGCTGAAGTTTTACAAAGATCTGATCAAGAATACAATCTCGGAAAAGAACGGATTCAAAAATTTCGAAAAAATAGGCGAGTTTCGCCTGTTGGACAAGGAGTTCGAAAAAGGAAAAGAACTCACCGAAACCATGAAAGTGAAAAGAAATAAGGTTGCAGAACTCTACACGCATCTGATAAAAACAATCTTTCTTTAA
- a CDS encoding glycosyltransferase, protein MKILYFSDTFLPKIDGVAISMRNFAEALAERGHEFLICCPRYGEGDFDRMGDHIRLERFRSGYLPSYPDIKVVLPSPSKIKRAIKEFQPDLVHIHTPGLMGVYGINATEKYGIPSIGTYHTLMSEQDMYLSFYRLLKLDKLFMRIGKLNKKIKIKDLVKFEKFDKFNIRKKIILKITNNLYDRCDLIISPSHLIKKQLEEFGLKKPVAVISNGLDLSQFKGSPKTLSESPKLLHVGRISYEKNCDVIINSFKLILEKIPSATLTIIGDGPALASLKVQAQKLGIDHKITFTGFIDRAELPKHYPNYDLFLTASTMETQGLVILESVACGLPAVGVDSFAIPELIHDGVNGFIAKPFDVKDIAEKTVRILEDPSMYASFSKESLKISQSHEMKACVDRMEEVYKSVAAQKNKKKKRSILNTIFSLDPFGILG, encoded by the coding sequence ATGAAGATTCTTTATTTTTCGGACACCTTTTTACCTAAAATAGACGGGGTCGCTATTTCAATGAGAAATTTTGCGGAAGCCCTTGCCGAAAGAGGACATGAATTTCTGATTTGTTGTCCACGTTATGGAGAAGGTGACTTCGATAGAATGGGAGATCATATCCGTCTGGAAAGATTCAGAAGTGGATATTTGCCCAGTTACCCGGATATCAAGGTTGTTTTGCCTTCTCCTTCTAAGATCAAAAGAGCGATCAAAGAATTCCAACCTGATCTAGTGCATATCCACACTCCTGGGCTTATGGGAGTCTACGGGATAAACGCCACTGAAAAATATGGGATCCCAAGTATAGGGACTTATCATACTTTGATGTCCGAGCAGGACATGTATCTTTCTTTTTATCGCCTTCTAAAACTAGACAAACTTTTCATGAGAATTGGAAAGTTAAATAAGAAGATCAAGATAAAGGATTTGGTAAAGTTTGAAAAATTCGACAAGTTCAATATTCGTAAAAAGATTATTTTAAAAATTACGAATAATTTATACGATCGTTGTGATTTGATCATTTCTCCTTCTCACCTGATCAAAAAGCAGTTAGAAGAGTTCGGGTTAAAGAAACCCGTTGCAGTCATCTCTAACGGTCTGGATCTTTCTCAATTTAAGGGAAGTCCTAAAACTCTTTCGGAAAGCCCTAAACTTCTGCATGTAGGTAGGATCTCCTACGAGAAAAATTGCGATGTGATCATAAACTCTTTCAAACTGATCCTTGAAAAGATCCCATCTGCTACTTTGACAATCATAGGAGATGGTCCCGCGTTGGCTTCACTTAAGGTTCAGGCGCAAAAGCTAGGGATAGATCATAAAATTACATTTACCGGTTTTATAGATAGAGCAGAACTTCCGAAACATTATCCGAATTATGATCTGTTCTTAACCGCTTCTACGATGGAAACACAAGGACTTGTGATTCTAGAGTCTGTGGCCTGCGGTCTTCCTGCAGTTGGCGTGGATTCATTTGCGATCCCGGAACTAATTCATGACGGTGTGAACGGATTTATCGCAAAACCTTTCGATGTAAAAGATATAGCGGAAAAAACGGTTCGTATTCTTGAAGATCCTTCAATGTATGCTTCTTTCTCCAAGGAATCCTTAAAAATTTCACAAAGCCATGAAATGAAAGCTTGTGTAGATAGAATGGAAGAAGTATATAAATCAGTCGCAGCCCAAAAGAATAAGAAAAAGAAAAGATCTATACTGAATACGATCTTCTCTTTGGATCCTTTCGGGATCCTGGGCTGA
- a CDS encoding glycosyltransferase family 9 protein, with the protein MNLLVLRFSAMGDVALMAPALIAVAAKYTNIQLTVVTRGNYAPFFYNIPNVHVIGINLKKYKGLSGLYRLFKELNKLGPYEKIVDLHSSVRSRFISFFFWIRGVSVFRIIKGRREKMRQIRRTRKILRKLPHTVDRYLKVFEKAGFPATVRKGPWINVDPESKIYAKDFLLARKIDKKEGLWVGYAPFAGHKLKEWPMEKSLELLKLLKEEFPNIRIFLFGSSQEAVQMEEWRNGDQSMTIVSGGKLGIRGELGIMERMDVIIGMDSSNIHIAALLKRPVIALFGTTHPLSGFAPFGQEDTGVLQIEDLPCRPCSIYGNTTCYRKDFACMERITPEDVIKRINVIKNINTLF; encoded by the coding sequence ATGAATCTTTTGGTGCTAAGATTCTCAGCGATGGGAGATGTCGCCTTGATGGCTCCGGCATTGATCGCCGTAGCCGCCAAGTATACGAATATACAACTTACCGTTGTTACAAGAGGGAATTATGCTCCCTTCTTTTATAATATTCCGAATGTTCATGTGATCGGGATCAATCTCAAAAAATACAAAGGCCTCTCCGGTTTATATCGTTTATTCAAAGAACTGAATAAATTAGGTCCTTACGAAAAGATAGTAGACCTACACTCCAGCGTTAGGTCTCGCTTTATCAGTTTTTTCTTTTGGATCAGAGGTGTTTCCGTTTTTCGGATTATTAAGGGAAGAAGAGAGAAAATGCGCCAAATACGCAGGACTCGGAAGATCTTACGTAAACTTCCCCACACAGTGGACAGATATCTTAAAGTTTTTGAAAAAGCAGGATTTCCCGCGACTGTACGCAAAGGTCCTTGGATCAACGTAGATCCTGAATCTAAAATTTATGCCAAAGACTTCCTTCTTGCCAGAAAAATAGATAAAAAAGAAGGGCTGTGGGTGGGTTATGCACCTTTTGCAGGCCACAAGCTCAAAGAATGGCCTATGGAAAAAAGCCTAGAGCTGCTCAAACTTTTAAAAGAAGAATTTCCTAATATTAGAATTTTCTTATTCGGTTCCTCCCAAGAGGCGGTCCAAATGGAAGAATGGAGAAATGGGGACCAATCCATGACGATCGTTTCCGGTGGTAAACTTGGAATACGAGGTGAGTTAGGGATCATGGAAAGAATGGATGTGATCATCGGGATGGATTCTTCCAACATCCATATAGCTGCGCTTCTCAAACGACCTGTGATCGCACTATTTGGGACCACTCACCCACTTTCAGGATTCGCACCTTTCGGTCAGGAAGACACTGGAGTTTTGCAGATAGAAGACCTGCCTTGCAGACCTTGCAGTATTTACGGAAATACCACCTGCTATCGAAAAGACTTTGCTTGTATGGAAAGAATTACTCCGGAAGACGTGATCAAACGGATCAACGTCATCAAGAATATCAATACACTCTTTTGA
- a CDS encoding phosphorylase yields the protein MSDLKIQDILFCAAFAGEIDKLKSDPRIHTLEAGIGELEAAINLQKYLSDPSTWKPKAILGIGSAGVYNWIPRKEWEGKFGISKVFANYQIAFLDKKIRLPESMTFKYEFPDLQFPFDGNDFVESATNGTGSVTLEDLSPRALERIKGESLGFENMEAFGLAKVCNLFNIPFGTIFALTNKVGPKGSEEWKLSWRKHSDRLQEKILSYL from the coding sequence ATGAGCGACCTTAAAATTCAGGACATTCTTTTCTGCGCGGCTTTCGCAGGAGAAATAGACAAATTAAAATCGGATCCTAGGATCCATACCTTAGAAGCGGGAATTGGTGAATTGGAAGCCGCCATCAATCTCCAAAAATATCTTTCAGATCCTTCTACCTGGAAACCCAAGGCGATTTTAGGAATAGGCTCCGCCGGAGTATATAACTGGATCCCTCGAAAAGAATGGGAGGGTAAATTCGGAATTTCGAAAGTATTCGCAAACTACCAGATCGCATTCTTAGACAAAAAGATCAGACTTCCGGAAAGTATGACTTTTAAATACGAGTTTCCAGATTTACAGTTCCCATTTGATGGAAACGATTTCGTAGAATCTGCAACGAACGGAACGGGCTCGGTCACCTTAGAGGACTTAAGTCCACGCGCTTTAGAAAGGATTAAGGGAGAAAGTTTAGGTTTCGAGAATATGGAAGCCTTCGGTCTTGCAAAAGTATGTAATCTATTTAACATTCCTTTCGGAACCATATTTGCGCTTACCAACAAAGTAGGACCGAAAGGAAGTGAAGAATGGAAACTTTCCTGGAGAAAACATTCAGATAGACTCCAGGAAAAGATCCTAAGTTATCTCTAA
- a CDS encoding patatin-like phospholipase family protein, giving the protein MKKIVPPEALQFLASIPLFKGLPRKLLVLLYGHIEERNVHNHTVIYYKGEISKELYIIRHGEVMMTLGEAGKTVRYLGEGDVFAENSVLTRTAHTGSATAILDTLLYVLDGEYFLKLAAKERVLSQNLMRLMGMRMREVMEDSSSQIHSPRRLVCHIPIEDIEDFKVHLESIVDNGRKSHEGHVSLLRMDTFKGKSVSEMIRTIAQLRKKSAILHLYFKNPEIQPELDKLVQQCDQIVFWEEKPERNLKQKNDILGYWEPRIRNFSGRTSRIVVSENGLRKHEESANQKVFYKGETFARYLVSRTRGLALGGGGARALAHVGLLKVLEREGIRFDFVSGSSFGAVIGALYARGESTDSIFKMIGKFFGGIEKPFDPTIPLISFFKGKRMLRMLKDAFGTQLIEDLKIPFATSAVDLHSGQEYVMDQGPVWEALAAAMSLPGMFPPVFKGDHLLIDGGVINNVPENLIRRKGADVILSVNVSPLRDEGIVRLLEDRKVTGKSFFKNLWEDITYPPILKIMARAITLEGREITKLRKEKMDLFINLHIEEFAFTDFGKYKEIIKKGELETEAAIGDIRKLFFPSEK; this is encoded by the coding sequence ATGAAAAAAATAGTACCTCCGGAAGCGTTGCAATTTTTAGCGTCTATCCCTTTGTTTAAGGGTCTCCCGAGAAAATTACTAGTCTTACTTTATGGCCATATAGAAGAGCGGAACGTTCACAATCACACTGTTATTTATTATAAAGGAGAGATCTCCAAGGAACTTTACATAATCCGACATGGAGAGGTAATGATGACCTTAGGGGAGGCGGGCAAAACGGTTCGCTACTTAGGAGAAGGTGATGTATTCGCCGAGAATAGCGTTCTTACAAGAACGGCCCATACAGGTTCTGCAACTGCCATCCTGGATACATTATTGTATGTTTTAGATGGAGAATATTTTTTAAAACTAGCCGCAAAAGAAAGAGTTCTTTCTCAAAACTTGATGAGGCTGATGGGAATGAGAATGAGAGAGGTGATGGAAGATTCTTCCAGTCAGATACATTCTCCTAGAAGACTCGTATGTCATATCCCTATCGAAGATATAGAAGATTTTAAAGTCCACCTAGAGTCCATAGTGGATAACGGTAGGAAGTCCCACGAAGGCCATGTTTCTCTTTTGAGAATGGATACTTTCAAAGGAAAATCAGTTTCTGAGATGATTAGAACAATCGCTCAACTTAGAAAAAAGTCCGCAATTCTACATTTATATTTTAAAAACCCTGAGATCCAACCTGAGCTGGATAAACTCGTACAACAATGCGATCAGATCGTTTTCTGGGAAGAAAAACCGGAAAGAAATTTAAAGCAGAAAAATGATATCTTAGGCTATTGGGAGCCAAGGATACGGAATTTTTCCGGAAGGACTTCTCGTATCGTCGTATCCGAAAACGGATTAAGAAAGCATGAGGAATCCGCAAACCAAAAGGTATTTTATAAAGGAGAAACATTCGCAAGATATTTGGTTTCTAGGACTAGAGGCCTGGCATTGGGAGGCGGAGGAGCAAGAGCACTCGCTCATGTAGGTCTTTTGAAAGTTTTAGAAAGAGAAGGGATCCGTTTTGATTTTGTAAGTGGCTCTTCTTTCGGTGCTGTGATCGGAGCTCTTTATGCGAGAGGAGAAAGCACTGATTCTATCTTCAAAATGATCGGTAAGTTTTTTGGAGGAATAGAAAAACCGTTCGATCCAACCATCCCGCTTATCTCCTTCTTCAAAGGAAAAAGAATGCTCCGAATGTTAAAAGATGCATTTGGCACTCAGTTAATAGAAGATCTAAAGATACCATTTGCAACTTCTGCTGTGGATCTTCATAGCGGACAAGAATATGTAATGGATCAAGGTCCTGTCTGGGAAGCGCTTGCAGCGGCGATGAGTTTGCCCGGGATGTTCCCTCCTGTATTCAAAGGAGATCATCTTTTGATAGATGGCGGAGTGATCAATAACGTTCCGGAAAATCTGATCAGAAGAAAAGGTGCAGATGTGATTTTATCGGTAAACGTTTCTCCATTGCGAGACGAAGGGATCGTAAGGCTTTTAGAAGATCGAAAAGTGACCGGAAAATCCTTCTTTAAAAATCTTTGGGAAGATATTACTTATCCTCCAATTCTAAAGATCATGGCAAGAGCGATCACCTTAGAAGGGAGAGAGATCACCAAATTGAGAAAAGAGAAAATGGACCTTTTTATCAATTTACATATAGAAGAATTCGCATTTACGGATTTCGGAAAATATAAGGAAATTATTAAGAAGGGAGAATTGGAAACGGAAGCCGCAATCGGTGATATCCGTAAATTATTCTTCCCTTCTGAAAAATAA
- a CDS encoding phospholipase D-like domain-containing protein: MKKFYFFLFTIIYFYSCEKTEEDVSVFWEDELFPKVFFSYPGRFVPVGKKRNVRDEILRIVRGTKESIYMHIYSFDDPEIEGELLKANQRGVHLELMGEWGKTYPSSILPFLKYWEGTGLQHTKVLVSDKSLVFMGTGNFTFYGLEQDHNGYFEFKLNRKEWENFYSFLKEEYPFPVLKIAGLEFWNSPLEGNLIQNRLLDSVLSSRYSIRYLIFDHYDPVLSSGFTRTNHRSGEGIYNRPVDPEGEILSIIPGIEIMEDGNEDILDGPDIGKGGLLHHKTMILDDIEVLTGSYNYSLNARDSNREILIRLKDVRIAKEFKQEWENIRTKSKRVEVSSSKFQFNSVNAYIYDENNDQICRSQVQPEDSFLEIGFAWFHWTNFYRWKEESCKSIVDYESISSRSFGSISEFPKTEAENLGIRSFSRNGILEFSVPESDLMNEFHSTILKPSLFLRPSQFLGTVGAWVFSDTSELTELLAGNSPGQVWILERGKLPRKLGVSMEEGVYYLSETITSNSGVMILEYENFGLYFCYKSINYNLHWPEEILFAVYDFREAHNIPDQYSKSNLEFFAEQGLPNQRRENLCVISL, from the coding sequence ATGAAGAAGTTTTATTTTTTCTTATTTACGATCATTTACTTCTACTCCTGCGAAAAAACAGAAGAGGATGTTTCCGTTTTCTGGGAAGATGAATTGTTTCCTAAGGTTTTCTTTTCTTATCCTGGCAGATTTGTTCCGGTTGGCAAAAAGAGAAATGTAAGAGATGAGATCCTACGCATCGTCCGAGGGACAAAAGAATCTATCTACATGCATATTTATTCGTTCGATGATCCTGAAATAGAAGGAGAACTATTAAAAGCAAACCAAAGAGGAGTTCATTTGGAACTCATGGGAGAATGGGGCAAAACATACCCGAGTTCTATTCTGCCATTTTTGAAATACTGGGAGGGAACCGGCTTACAGCATACCAAGGTTTTGGTTTCAGACAAATCTTTGGTGTTTATGGGAACAGGTAATTTTACATTTTACGGTTTGGAGCAAGATCATAATGGATATTTTGAATTCAAATTGAACCGAAAGGAATGGGAAAACTTCTATTCTTTTCTAAAGGAAGAATATCCATTTCCTGTATTGAAGATTGCCGGATTAGAGTTTTGGAATTCTCCTTTGGAAGGAAATTTGATCCAGAATCGACTTTTAGATTCTGTTCTTTCTTCTCGGTATTCGATTCGATATTTGATCTTCGATCATTACGATCCGGTCTTGAGTTCGGGATTTACTCGTACAAATCATAGATCAGGTGAAGGGATTTATAATCGTCCAGTTGATCCTGAAGGAGAGATTCTTTCAATCATTCCAGGAATTGAGATTATGGAAGACGGAAATGAGGATATTTTAGATGGCCCAGACATAGGAAAAGGAGGACTTCTTCATCATAAAACGATGATCTTAGATGATATAGAAGTTCTAACCGGATCTTATAATTACTCTTTGAATGCAAGGGATTCTAATCGAGAGATCCTTATTCGATTGAAGGATGTCCGGATTGCCAAAGAATTCAAACAAGAATGGGAAAATATACGAACTAAATCAAAACGTGTAGAAGTCTCATCTTCAAAATTTCAGTTTAATTCGGTTAACGCGTATATTTATGACGAAAACAATGATCAGATTTGCAGATCCCAAGTCCAGCCTGAGGATTCTTTTTTAGAGATCGGATTTGCCTGGTTTCATTGGACCAATTTTTACAGATGGAAAGAGGAGTCATGTAAATCGATAGTAGATTATGAATCCATTAGTTCTCGGTCTTTTGGAAGTATAAGTGAATTTCCAAAGACTGAGGCGGAAAATTTAGGAATTAGATCATTCTCCAGAAATGGAATATTAGAATTTTCTGTTCCTGAATCGGATTTAATGAATGAATTCCATTCTACAATTTTAAAACCTTCTCTCTTTTTGAGACCATCTCAATTTTTAGGGACGGTTGGAGCCTGGGTCTTTTCTGATACTTCCGAACTTACTGAACTTTTAGCTGGAAATTCTCCCGGACAAGTTTGGATCTTAGAAAGAGGGAAACTTCCAAGAAAGTTGGGAGTTTCCATGGAAGAAGGAGTGTATTATCTTTCGGAGACTATAACTTCCAATTCCGGTGTTATGATTCTTGAATATGAGAACTTCGGGTTGTATTTCTGTTATAAGTCCATCAATTATAATTTGCACTGGCCTGAGGAAATTTTATTTGCAGTTTACGATTTCAGAGAAGCTCACAATATTCCGGACCAATATTCTAAATCCAATTTGGAATTTTTTGCAGAACAAGGACTTCCGAACCAAAGAAGAGAGAATTTATGCGTTATCTCTCTTTGA